The stretch of DNA CACCCGGTGGACCGGATCCTGCGCTGGTACGACGAGATCCAGGTCGGCCAGGCCTCGCTGGCCCGGCTGGTGGGCGTGCGGGAGGTGGCGGCGGTCGAGACGGACGAGGAGGCCAGGCCGAGCGGGCGTCAGATGACGGCCGAGCAGGTCAGCTTCGGGTACCGCGAGGGCGCGGACGTGCTGCACGGGATCAGCCTGGCGGTGGCGCCGGGCAGCCGGGTGGCGCTGGTCGGGCCCTCGGGGGCGGGCAAGTCCACCCTCGGGCGGCTGCTCGCGGGCATCTACGCGCCGGGCCGGGGCAGCGTCACGCTCGGTGGGGCGGCGCTGGCCCGGATGCCCGCCGAGCGGGTGCGGGCCGAGGTGGCCCTGGTCAACCAGGAGCACCACGTCTTCGTCGGCACCCTGCGGGACAACCTGCGCCTCGCCCGGGCCGAGGCCTCCGACGCCGAGCTGCACGAGGCGCTGGCGGCGGTGGACGCCACCGGCTGGGTGGCCGCGCTGCCCGGCGGCCTGGACACCGAGGTGGGCTCGGGCGGCACCGCGCTGACGCCCCCGCAGGCCCAGCAGCTCGCGCTGGCCCGCCTGGTGCTGGCCGATCCGCACACCCTGGTGCTGGACGAGGCCACCTCGCTGCTCGACCCGCGCGCGGCCCGGCACCTGGAGCGTTCGCTGGCCCGGGTGCTGGCCGGCCGCACGGTGATCGCGATCGCGCACCGGCTGCACACCGCGCACGACGCGGACGTGATCGCGGTGGTCGAGGGCGGCCGGATCAGCGAGTACGGCAGCCACCCCGAGCTGGTGGCCGCCGCCGGGCCGTACGCGGCGCTCTGGCGCTCCTGGCGGGACGAGTAGTCCCTCGTGCGGGTGCAGGCGTTAGGCCTTTGGGTGGACGAGCGGGTGGCGAGCCGTCACGCGGGAGGAGGCGCGGCGCAGACTGCGAAGGTGACCAAGACTTCAGACGGCTCGTCATCCACCGGATCGCGCGGGGGCGGCCAGATCGCGGGCATCCCCAACCGGGTGATCGCGATCGGTGCCATCGTCATCCTGGCGATCTGGTTCCTGTTCGCGAACCTGGACAAGGTGAAGATCCAGTTCTGGGTGTTCACCGTCTCCTCGCCCCTCTGGATCGCCCTGCTCGCCACCCTGCTGGCCGGGTTCGCGCTCGGCTGGCTGGTCAAGGGCCGCCGGGGTTGAGCGGCACGGCGGCCCCGCCCGGCTCCACCCCCGCCGACACCCCCGGCGCCACGCCCGGCTTCACCCCGCTGATCGAGCTGCGGGGGGTGAACAAGCACTTCGGCAGCCTGCACGTGCTGCAGGACGTGGACCTCACCGTCGGCCGGGGCGAGGTGGTGGTGGTGATCGGCCCCTCCGGCTCGGGCAAGTCCACGCTCTGCCGGGCGATCAACCGGCTGGAGCAGATCGAGAGCGGCACCATCACCATCGACGGGGTGCCGCTGCCCGAGGAGGGCAAGGGCCTGGCCAGACTGCGGGCCGAGGTCGGGATGGTCTTCCAGTCCTTCAACCTGTTCGCGCACAAGACCGTGCTGCAGAACGTGGTGCTCGCCCAGGTGAAGGTGCGCGGCCGGGCCAAGCCCGAGGCCGAGCGCACCGCCCGGGAGCTGCTGGAGCGGGTCGGGCTGGCCGAGCAGGCGGACAAGTTCCCCGCGCAGCTCTCCGGCGGCCAGCAGCAGCGGGTGGCGATCGCCCGGGCGCTGGCGATGAGCCCCAAGGCGCTGCTCTTCGACGAGCCCACCTCGGCCCTCGACCCCGAGATGATCAACGAGGTGCTGGACGTGATGCGCTCGCTCGCGCACGAGGGCATGACCATGGTGGTGGTCACCCACGAGATGGGCTTCGCCCGCTCGGCGGCGAACCGGGTGGTCTTCATGGCCGACGGCCGGATCCTGGAGGACCGCACCCCCGAGGAGTTCTTCAGCGCCCCGGAGACGGACCGCGCCCGGGACTTCCTCTCCAAGATCCTCAAGCACTGAGGGGCCGCCCGGTGACCCGCAAGACCGTCGGCGCGGCTCTCCTCGCGCTGCTCCTGCTGGCCGGCTGCGGCAAGCCCGGTACGCCGCCGCCCAAGGGCCCGCAGCCCAGCTCCCTGCCCAGCTACCAGGTGCGCAGCACCGACGCGGTGCAGGGCTCGCCCACCCTGGACTCGGCCCGCAGCCGGGGCCACCTGGTGGTCGGCGCCAAGGAGGACCAGCCCTACCTGGGCCAGAAGAACCCGGCCACCGGCGAGTACTCGGGCTTCGACATCGAGATCGCCAGGATGGTCGCCGCCGACCTGGGCTTCGGCCCCGGCCAGGTGCAGTTCCGCACGATCGCCTCCGCCAACCGGGAGACGGCCCTGCAGAACGGCCAGGTGGACTACTACGTGGGCACGTACACCATCAACGACAACCGGAAGAAGCTGGTCGGCTTCGCCGGACCGTACTTCGTCGCCGGGCAGGCGCTGCTGGTGCGCAAGCACGAGGACTCGATCCGCGGCCCGCAGGACCTGGCCGGCAAGAAGGTCTGCTCGGCGGCCGGCTCGACCCCGTACCAGCGGATCCAGCAGCAGTACCCCAAGGCCCACCTGGTCGGCTACGACACGTACTCGGCCTGCGTGGACAACCTGATCACCGGTCAGGTGGACGCGGTGACCACTGACAACGCGATCCTGCAGGGCTACGCGGCCAAGGTGCCCGACGAGTTGAAGATCGCCGGGCAGCCGTTCTCCACCGAGCCGTACGGCATCGGCACCCCGAAGTCGGACCGGGCGCTGCGGCTCGCGCTGGACGACGCGCTGGCCCGGCACGAGGCGAACGGGGACTGGAAGGCCGCCTACCAGGCGACGCTCGGGCTCTCCGGGGTGCCGGCGCCCGTGCCGCCGCCGATCGACCGGTACTGAGGGGGCACGCGAGTTGAAAGTCCTGACCGACAACTTCTCCACCTACTGGCACGGCTTCCTGGGCACCCTGGAGCTGACCGGGGTGAGCGCCCTGCTCGCCCTGGTGCTCGGGGTGCTGATGGCCGCCTGCCGGGTCTCGCCCGTCGGGCCGCTGCGCACGCTGGGCGCGGCCTGGGTCACGGTGCTGCGCAACACCCCGCTGACGCTGCTCTTCTTCATCGTGGTGCTGGGCCTGCCCCGGTTCGGGGTCTCGCTGCCGTTCTTCACCTTCGCGGTGCTGGCGCTGGGCTGCTACACCTCGGCCTTCGTCTGCGAGGCGCTGCGCTCGGGCATCAACACGGTGCCCACCGGTCAGGGCGAGGCGGCCCGCAGCCTCGGGATGACCTTCGGCCAGACCCTCGGCCTGGTGGTGCTCCCGCAGGCCTTCCGCTCGGTGATCGCCCCCGTGGGCAGCGTGATGATCGCGCTGGCGAAGAACACGGCGATCGCCGGCTCGTTCAGCGTGGTCGAGCTGCTCGGCACCTACCGGACCCTCAACGAGCTGGGCTACAGCATCATCTGGACCTTCGTCTGGATCGCCGTCGGCTACCTGGTCATCACCCTGGCGATCAGCGCCGTCTTCAACCTGATGGAGCGCAAGTGGGCGGTGGCCCGGTGACCCGCACGGCGAGTGCGTCCGCGCTGTACGACGTCCCCGGCCCGAAGGCGGCCGCCCGGCACCGGCTGTACGGGGGGCTCGCCCTGCTCGGGCTGGCCGCCCTGCTCGGCTGGGTGGTCTGGGAGCTCTTCGACACCCACCAGTTCACCTACCAGAAGTGGATGCCCTTCGAGTACCAGGGCATCCAGCGGCTGCTGCTGCACGGCCTGGGCAACACCCTCAAGGCCTTCGGCCTCACCGTGCTCTTCGCGCTGCCCTTCGGCGCGCTGTTCGCCGCCGGCCGGCTCTCCGACCACCGGGTGGTGCGCTGGGCCTCGACGCTGGTGGTCGAGTTCTTCCGGGCGATGCCGCTGCTGGTGATGATCTTCTTCATCTTCGTCGCGATGAAGGTGCAGCCGCTCTGGGCGCTGGTCGCCGGGCTCACCCTCTACAACGGCTCGGTGCTGGCCGAGGTCTTCCGGGCCGGGGTGCTCGCGGTGCCGCGCGGGCAGCGGGAGGCCGCGTTCGCGCTCGGCCTGCGCAAGACCCAGGTGATGGCGTACGTGCTGGTGCCGCAGGCCAACCGGGCGATGCTGCCCAGCATCATCAGCCAGCTGGTGGTGGCGCTCAAGGACACCTCGCTGGGCTTCTTGATCACCTACGAGGAGTTCCTGCACGCGGGCAAGCTGATCGCCACCAACCTGGACTACGACCTGCCGTTCATCCCGGTGGTGCTGGTGATCGCGCCGGTCTACATCGGGCTCTGCCTGCTGCTCTCCTGGCTGGCCCGCTGGGTCGAGCGACGCGGGCGGCGCAGCCCCCGGGTCAAGGGCGGGGCGCCGATGGCCAAGGCCGGGGTGGCGCTGGGGCTGCCGCCGGAGGCGCGGCAGTGAGATCGTGACGGCGATGTTTCGACCTCCAAGCTGTGGTTGAGGAACTGGTTCACCACCCCAACTTCTGCTTATGATTCCGATGTGTTCGACTCACGGCACATCAAGACCTTCCACGAGGTGGTCAGCTCGGGTTCGTACTCGGCGGCCGCCCGGGCGCTGGGCTACACCCAGCCCGCCGTCACCCAGCAGATGAAGGCGCTGGAGCGCTCCGCCGGAGTGCCGCTCTTCACCCGGGCCGGCCGGGGCCTGCGGCTCACCGAGGCCGGCGAGGCGCTGGCCCGGCACGCCGAGACCATCCTCGGCAGTCTCACCGCCGCCCAGCAGCAGCTCGGCGCGCTGGCCCGGCTGCGGGCCGGCCGGGTGCGGATCTGCGCCTTTCCCAGCGCCAACGCCACCCTGATCCCCGAGGCCACCGCCCGGCTGCTGGCCGACCACCCCGGGGTGCGGGTCGAGCTGCTCGAGGCCGAGCCGCCCGAGTCGGTGCACCGGCTGCTGCGCGGGGAGTGCGACATCGCGCTGGCCTTCACCTACCCCGGCTCACCAGGGGTGGTGAGCTCCGGCGCCGAGAACGGCCCGGAGGAGCTGGTGGAGATCCCGCTCCTGGAGGACCAGCTCACGGTGCTGCTCCCGGTCGGCCACCCCTTCGCCCGGCGGCACGCCGTGCGGCTCTGCGACCTCACCGAGGAGCGCTGGATCGCCGGCTGCCCGCGCTGCCGGGCCAACCTGCTGCAGATCTGCGCCGAGGACGGCTTCGCCCCCGACGTGGTCTTCACCACCGACGACAACCTGGCCGTGCAGAGCCTGGTGGCGGCCGGGGTCGGGGTCGCGCTGATGCCCTCACTGGTGCTCTCCTTCCTGAGCCACCGGAAGGTGACCGGCCGTCTGGTGGAACCGCACGTGCGGCGGCGGGTCTGCGCGTACGTGCTGCGCGAGCACCTGCGGGTGCCGGCCACGGCGCTGGTGCTCGACGAGCTGCGGGCGGTGGCGGCGGCCCGGCAGGGGTGCTGAGCCCTGTTGGACAGGAGCACGCTTTCGCTGACTGATAAGCAGATATTTGAAAACGGTGAACGAACTGTCGTTGGACGTGATGGCTGAACCGGTCGGACGCTGTCCACATGACGGAATCCGCCACCATCGGTGTCAGTCACCGCACCGACCGCATGCTCAGCCTGCTGGACGACCTGCGCGCCGTCGTCGGCCGGGGCCTCGCGCCCGAGCTGACGGCCTACCTGGCGGGTGAGGCGCTCGTCCCGTTCCTGGGCCGCGCCGATCTCCTCACCGCCGAGCAGCAGCTCGGCCACCCCGACCGCTACCGCCAGCACCTGGTGCACGCCGAGGCCGACGGCAGCTTCTCGCTGGTCGCCCTGGTCTGGCTGCCCGGCCAGGGCACCTCGATCCACGACCACCTGGCCTGGTGCACCACCGGCGTCCACCGCGGCCAGGAGACCGAACAGCGCTACCGCCTGGTCTCCGACGGCCGCACTGCCCACCTGGCCGCCACCGAGCGGGTGGTCAGCGGGGTCGGCGAGGTCTGCGGCTTCGCCCCGCCCGGCGACATCCACCGGGTCACCAACTCGGGCACCGAGACCGCCATCTCGCTGCACGTCTACGGCGCCGACATCGCCCGGATCGGCAGCAGCGTCCGCCGGGTCTACCGCCTGCCCTCCGAGGAGTGCTGAGCCCGCGATGGCACTGACCCTGCGGGCCGCCGCGCGTCCGACGGCCACCCCGACCACCCCGTCCGGCATGCGCCGGGACGCCCCCGGCCTGCTGCTCGCCGCCTGCGGGGTGGCCACCGCCTGGGGCGTGCACGCCGTGGCGCCCGTGGTGCCGCGGCTGACCGCCGCCGTGCTGCTCGGGGTGGCCGCCGCCCACCTGCCGCTGCTGCGGCCGGTGGTCAAGGGCATCGCCCGGCCCGGGCTCTCGATGGCGGGCAAGCGGCTGATGCGGGCGGGCGTGGTGCTGCTCGGCCTCAAGCTCAGCCTGCACGACGTGGCCGGGCTCGGCTGGGCCACCGTGGCCATGGTGCTGAGCGTGGTGGCCGCCACCTTCTTCGGCACCCTCTGGCTCGGCCGCAGGCTCGGCCTGCCCGGCGACCAGCCGCTGCTGATCGCCACCGGCTACTCGATCTGCGGAGCCTCCGCGATCGGCGCCGTCAGCCAGGCCGTCGGCAGCGAGGAGGAGGACATCGCCTCCTCCGTCGCCCTGGTCACCCTCTGCGGCACCCTGGCCATCGCCGTCCTCCCGCTGCTCCAGCACCCGCTCGGCCTGGACGCCGACGCCTTCGGCCGCTGGGTCGGCGCCTCGGTGCACGACGTGGGCCAGGTGGTCGCCACCGGCCAGACCGCCGGCCCGGACGCCCTGCGCGAGGCCGTGCTGGTCAAACTGATGCGCGTCACCCTGCTCGCCCCCCTCACTGCCGGCGTCGGCCTCGCCCTGGCCCGCCGCCGCGAGGGCAGCCCGGCCACCGGCACCCGGCCCCCGCTGCTGCCGCTCTTCGTGGTCGGCTTCCTCGCGATGATCGTGCTGCGCACCCTGGTCGACCTCCCGGCCGGCCTGCTCTCGGGCGCCCAGAACGCCCAGGAACTGCTGCTCGCCTTCGCCCTGTTCGGCCTCGGCAGCGCCATCCACCTGCCCACCATGGCCAAGACCGGCGGCCGGGTCGCCCTGCTGGGCCTGGCCTCCTGGGTGGTGGTGGCCGGGGTGAGCTACGGCGGAGTGCTGCTGACCGCTTAGGGTGGGGTTTCCGTACCGCTCGGCCGAAGGACCCGTGATGACCGACCCGTTCAGTGACCTCACCACCGTCCTCGACCGGGACGCGCTCGGGGCGCCGGAGGTGGTGGACCGGCGGGAGGGGCCGTACGGGGAGGTGGTGCTGCGGGAGCGCGGCGGGCAGTACGAGATCATCGCCAACGGCTGCTTCCTGATGGACACCGCCGACGGGCGCTCGGAGCGGGTGCTGATCCAGGCGGCGTTGGACGCCCTGGGCGGCGAGGGCCGGTCGGTGCTGATCGGCGGGCTCGGGGTAGGGTTCTCGCTCGCGTACGCGGCGGCCGAGCCGCGCTGGGGGCGGATCGCGGTGGCCGAGCGGGAGGGGGCCATCATCGAGTGGCACCGCAGCGGCCCGCTGGCCGCCTTCTCCGAGCATGCCCTGGACGACCCCCGGGTGAGCGTGCTGCACGGTGACCTGGTCGCGTACCTGGCCGACACCGAGGACCGTTACGACGCGCTCTGCCTCGACATCGACAACGGCCCGGACTGGACGGTCACCGACTCCAACGCCGGCCTGTACGGCCCGGACGGGCTGGCGAACGCGCAGAAGTGCCTCAACCCCGGTGGGGCGCTGGCGGTCTGGAGCGCGCAGCCCTCCCCGGCCTTCGAGCAGGCGCTGCGCGCTGCGGGCTTCACCGAGGTGCACACCGTGGAGATCCCGGTGCCGCGCGGCGTGCCCGATGTGGTCCACCTGGCCCGCCGCGCTGCCTGATCGGCCCGTTACTTCAGCCCGTTGTCGACGGCCGCCATCAACTCCCCGTTGGGGGTGTCGCCGTCGAAGGACCAGACCATCGCGCCCGCCAGGCCCTGCTGCTTGATCCAGGCGGTCTTGCGGGCCATCTCGGTCGGGTCGTCGTAGGTGTAGAAGACCGACCCGTTGTAGAGGTACGCGTAGCCCGCCACCGGGTCCCGGTAGATGGTGTAACCACCGCTGGTGGCCATGGACTTGAGCTTGTGGTAGTCCTCGTACCCGTTCTCGTAGGTGCCCGGCGCCGGCCCGGTGGAGGTCTGGAACAGGCCGTGCGTGGAGCCCGCCGGGACGCCCGTCCAGCCCCGGCCGTAGAACGGGATGCCCAGGGTGAGCTTGCTCTTCGGGGCGCCGCCGTTGACGTAGGCGTTGACGGCGATCTCGGAGCTGAACTGGAACGGGCCCGGGTCACCGGCGGCCAGGTGCAGCGCCGACTGCTGGTTGGTGGTGGTCTCCCAGGCGCCGTGGTAGTCGTAGCCCTGGATGGTGGCGAAGTCGAACTGGCCGAACAGGCCCGGGATGTCGATGCCCGCCGAGATCTTCGCCGGGTCGGCCGGGAGGAAGGCGCTCAGGGTGTAGTGCTTGCCGGTGGTGGCGCCCAGCGCGTCCAGCTGGCGGCGGAACTCCTGGGCCAGCAGCACGTAGTTGGCCTTGTCCGCCGGGTTGTAGACGTTGCCCAGGTGCCCGGCCGAGTTCGGCCACTCCCAGTCCAGGTCGATGCCGTCGAAGATGCCGGCCGCCGTGCCCGCCCCGCCCCGGCCGTCCATCGCGGGCAGGTTGCCCTTGAGGTAGAGGTCGATGCAGGAGCTGACCATCGCCTTGCGGCCCGCGTCGGTGGCCGCCGCGTCGGAGAACCACTTGCTGTAGGACCAACCCCCGATCGAGATCTGGATCCTGAGGTTGGGGTACTTGGCCTTGAGCTGCCTGAGCTGGTTGAAGTTGCCCGCCAGCGGCTGGTCCCAGGTGTCGGTGGTGCCGTTCACTGAGGCGCTGCCGTCCCAGCCCTTCTCGAAGTCCGCCCAGGCGTCACCGGCGCCGTCCCCCGCGTTCGGGTCCGAGTCGTTGCCGGCTGCGTGGTTGGTGATGAAGCACTTCTTGCTGGTCGGATCGATGTTGGCGAAGGCGTAGTTGAGCGTGCTGAGGCGGGCGGCGCTGCCGGAGGTGTCCAGCTGCTTCACGCTGTAGCCCCGGGCGTAGATGCTCCACTGGGTGAAGTACCCGATCTTCAGCGCCCCGCCCGGGGGGCCGCCCCCGGGCTGGGTGCGGGCCGTCACCGCGCCGGAGGCGGGGGAGGTGTTGCCGGCCGCGTCCCGGGCCTTCACC from Kitasatospora sp. MMS16-BH015 encodes:
- a CDS encoding LapA family protein: MTKTSDGSSSTGSRGGGQIAGIPNRVIAIGAIVILAIWFLFANLDKVKIQFWVFTVSSPLWIALLATLLAGFALGWLVKGRRG
- a CDS encoding amino acid ABC transporter ATP-binding protein; the protein is MIELRGVNKHFGSLHVLQDVDLTVGRGEVVVVIGPSGSGKSTLCRAINRLEQIESGTITIDGVPLPEEGKGLARLRAEVGMVFQSFNLFAHKTVLQNVVLAQVKVRGRAKPEAERTARELLERVGLAEQADKFPAQLSGGQQQRVAIARALAMSPKALLFDEPTSALDPEMINEVLDVMRSLAHEGMTMVVVTHEMGFARSAANRVVFMADGRILEDRTPEEFFSAPETDRARDFLSKILKH
- a CDS encoding glutamate ABC transporter substrate-binding protein, which produces MTRKTVGAALLALLLLAGCGKPGTPPPKGPQPSSLPSYQVRSTDAVQGSPTLDSARSRGHLVVGAKEDQPYLGQKNPATGEYSGFDIEIARMVAADLGFGPGQVQFRTIASANRETALQNGQVDYYVGTYTINDNRKKLVGFAGPYFVAGQALLVRKHEDSIRGPQDLAGKKVCSAAGSTPYQRIQQQYPKAHLVGYDTYSACVDNLITGQVDAVTTDNAILQGYAAKVPDELKIAGQPFSTEPYGIGTPKSDRALRLALDDALARHEANGDWKAAYQATLGLSGVPAPVPPPIDRY
- a CDS encoding amino acid ABC transporter permease; this encodes MKVLTDNFSTYWHGFLGTLELTGVSALLALVLGVLMAACRVSPVGPLRTLGAAWVTVLRNTPLTLLFFIVVLGLPRFGVSLPFFTFAVLALGCYTSAFVCEALRSGINTVPTGQGEAARSLGMTFGQTLGLVVLPQAFRSVIAPVGSVMIALAKNTAIAGSFSVVELLGTYRTLNELGYSIIWTFVWIAVGYLVITLAISAVFNLMERKWAVAR
- a CDS encoding amino acid ABC transporter permease, encoding MTRTASASALYDVPGPKAAARHRLYGGLALLGLAALLGWVVWELFDTHQFTYQKWMPFEYQGIQRLLLHGLGNTLKAFGLTVLFALPFGALFAAGRLSDHRVVRWASTLVVEFFRAMPLLVMIFFIFVAMKVQPLWALVAGLTLYNGSVLAEVFRAGVLAVPRGQREAAFALGLRKTQVMAYVLVPQANRAMLPSIISQLVVALKDTSLGFLITYEEFLHAGKLIATNLDYDLPFIPVVLVIAPVYIGLCLLLSWLARWVERRGRRSPRVKGGAPMAKAGVALGLPPEARQ
- a CDS encoding LysR family transcriptional regulator → MFDSRHIKTFHEVVSSGSYSAAARALGYTQPAVTQQMKALERSAGVPLFTRAGRGLRLTEAGEALARHAETILGSLTAAQQQLGALARLRAGRVRICAFPSANATLIPEATARLLADHPGVRVELLEAEPPESVHRLLRGECDIALAFTYPGSPGVVSSGAENGPEELVEIPLLEDQLTVLLPVGHPFARRHAVRLCDLTEERWIAGCPRCRANLLQICAEDGFAPDVVFTTDDNLAVQSLVAAGVGVALMPSLVLSFLSHRKVTGRLVEPHVRRRVCAYVLREHLRVPATALVLDELRAVAAARQGC
- a CDS encoding cysteine dioxygenase family protein, which translates into the protein MTESATIGVSHRTDRMLSLLDDLRAVVGRGLAPELTAYLAGEALVPFLGRADLLTAEQQLGHPDRYRQHLVHAEADGSFSLVALVWLPGQGTSIHDHLAWCTTGVHRGQETEQRYRLVSDGRTAHLAATERVVSGVGEVCGFAPPGDIHRVTNSGTETAISLHVYGADIARIGSSVRRVYRLPSEEC
- a CDS encoding YeiH family protein — its product is MALTLRAAARPTATPTTPSGMRRDAPGLLLAACGVATAWGVHAVAPVVPRLTAAVLLGVAAAHLPLLRPVVKGIARPGLSMAGKRLMRAGVVLLGLKLSLHDVAGLGWATVAMVLSVVAATFFGTLWLGRRLGLPGDQPLLIATGYSICGASAIGAVSQAVGSEEEDIASSVALVTLCGTLAIAVLPLLQHPLGLDADAFGRWVGASVHDVGQVVATGQTAGPDALREAVLVKLMRVTLLAPLTAGVGLALARRREGSPATGTRPPLLPLFVVGFLAMIVLRTLVDLPAGLLSGAQNAQELLLAFALFGLGSAIHLPTMAKTGGRVALLGLASWVVVAGVSYGGVLLTA
- a CDS encoding spermidine synthase, with the protein product MTDPFSDLTTVLDRDALGAPEVVDRREGPYGEVVLRERGGQYEIIANGCFLMDTADGRSERVLIQAALDALGGEGRSVLIGGLGVGFSLAYAAAEPRWGRIAVAEREGAIIEWHRSGPLAAFSEHALDDPRVSVLHGDLVAYLADTEDRYDALCLDIDNGPDWTVTDSNAGLYGPDGLANAQKCLNPGGALAVWSAQPSPAFEQALRAAGFTEVHTVEIPVPRGVPDVVHLARRAA
- a CDS encoding glycosyl hydrolase family 18 protein codes for the protein MRRRRYRLPLLAAGALLAPFLAVALPSAAHAATATAAFAKDQDWGTGYGGSYTINNATTSALNNWVLEFDLPAANSVASLWNATYTAAASHVTVKPPSWQTSIAPGGTYNFGFNIAYSGAYAPLLNCKLNGKPCDGSGTDTQPPTSPGNLQGMAGNGSASLSWTASSDNVGVAGYDVFNGSAKAATVTGTSATVSGLPAGTYSFTVVAFDAAGNRSTPAGPVSVTVQPPPPDSQPPTAPGTPTVTGTSASSVSLGWAASSDNVGVTAYDVYNGSALATTVTSTSATVGGLAADTPYTFTVKARDAAGNTSPASGAVTARTQPGGGPPGGALKIGYFTQWSIYARGYSVKQLDTSGSAARLSTLNYAFANIDPTSKKCFITNHAAGNDSDPNAGDGAGDAWADFEKGWDGSASVNGTTDTWDQPLAGNFNQLRQLKAKYPNLRIQISIGGWSYSKWFSDAAATDAGRKAMVSSCIDLYLKGNLPAMDGRGGAGTAAGIFDGIDLDWEWPNSAGHLGNVYNPADKANYVLLAQEFRRQLDALGATTGKHYTLSAFLPADPAKISAGIDIPGLFGQFDFATIQGYDYHGAWETTTNQQSALHLAAGDPGPFQFSSEIAVNAYVNGGAPKSKLTLGIPFYGRGWTGVPAGSTHGLFQTSTGPAPGTYENGYEDYHKLKSMATSGGYTIYRDPVAGYAYLYNGSVFYTYDDPTEMARKTAWIKQQGLAGAMVWSFDGDTPNGELMAAVDNGLK